The following are encoded together in the Bacillus cereus group sp. RP43 genome:
- a CDS encoding flagellar hook-associated protein 3: MRVSTFQNANWAKNQMMDLNVQQQYHRNQVTSGKKNLLMSEDPLAASKSFAIQHSLANIEQMQKDLADSKNVLTQTENTLQGVFKSLTRADQLTVQALNGTNSEKELKAIGAEIDQILKQVVYLANTKEQGRYIFGGDSAEQAPFTEDGTYQGGKNDVNWQLNDGYELKAFRNGEALLSPVIKTLKQMSEAMKNGDQKELQPLLGENKKNLDSVINRTTEVGSTMNTMETFKTILSEQNLALQENRKEIEDVDLAVAISDLAYINATYEATLKAVSTMSKTSILDYM; this comes from the coding sequence ATGAGAGTATCTACGTTTCAAAATGCAAATTGGGCAAAGAATCAGATGATGGATTTGAATGTGCAACAGCAATATCATCGAAATCAAGTAACTTCTGGGAAGAAAAATCTTCTTATGAGCGAAGACCCACTTGCGGCAAGTAAATCATTTGCGATTCAACATTCGTTAGCAAATATTGAACAAATGCAAAAAGATTTAGCGGATTCGAAAAATGTACTAACACAAACTGAAAATACTTTACAAGGTGTTTTTAAATCTTTAACAAGAGCAGATCAATTAACAGTGCAAGCGTTAAATGGGACGAATAGCGAAAAAGAATTGAAGGCAATCGGTGCAGAGATTGATCAAATTTTAAAACAAGTTGTATATTTAGCGAATACGAAAGAACAAGGCCGTTATATTTTCGGTGGTGATAGCGCTGAACAAGCCCCATTTACAGAAGATGGTACGTATCAAGGCGGAAAAAATGATGTGAACTGGCAACTAAATGACGGTTATGAATTAAAAGCATTTCGTAACGGAGAAGCATTATTATCCCCAGTTATAAAAACATTAAAACAGATGAGTGAAGCGATGAAAAACGGTGACCAAAAAGAGTTACAACCGTTATTAGGAGAAAATAAGAAAAACTTAGATAGCGTCATTAACCGTACAACTGAAGTTGGTTCAACTATGAACACGATGGAGACGTTTAAAACAATTTTAAGCGAGCAAAATTTAGCGCTCCAAGAAAATCGTAAAGAAATTGAAGATGTTGATTTAGCGGTAGCAATTTCTGACTTAGCGTATATTAACGCGACGTATGAAGCGACGCTTAAAGCAGTTAGCACGATGAGTAAAACGAGTATTTTAGATTATATGTAA
- a CDS encoding flagellar biosynthesis protein FlgG translates to MNNDIYRAFVGCFNEIGELQVSDGEFTEKSAMLNRWMMTLDEETRADVAAEVSPLIIKAAQHIRDKQKILEEMIMTNDGRMKANSFYGKF, encoded by the coding sequence ATGAACAATGATATTTATCGAGCGTTTGTCGGCTGTTTTAATGAAATCGGAGAATTGCAAGTATCAGATGGGGAATTTACTGAGAAGAGTGCAATGTTAAATCGCTGGATGATGACATTGGATGAAGAGACGCGCGCAGATGTTGCAGCGGAAGTGAGTCCATTAATAATTAAGGCAGCACAGCATATTCGAGATAAGCAAAAGATCTTGGAAGAAATGATTATGACAAATGATGGACGAATGAAAGCGAATTCGTTTTACGGTAAATTTTAA
- a CDS encoding YaaR family protein translates to MLRSISHNPILSHIPPATQMPKEANVRTGLAFSDNLHADPKKDKLLEQMEALVDNIGEIKEKIELELTLDNVMEYKNTVKSFLNFYVDNVLQYKDVMSRHPRYGYSQKMTIVKQAEMGLTELEDVMNLINTKTGHLEMLNQIGEIHGLIVNLVL, encoded by the coding sequence ATGCTGCGTTCTATCTCGCACAATCCAATTTTATCGCATATACCGCCTGCTACTCAAATGCCGAAAGAAGCAAATGTCAGGACAGGACTTGCTTTTTCGGATAATTTGCATGCAGATCCGAAAAAAGATAAATTGTTAGAACAAATGGAAGCACTTGTTGATAACATTGGAGAAATTAAAGAGAAAATCGAATTAGAGTTAACGCTCGATAATGTTATGGAATATAAAAATACTGTGAAATCATTTTTGAATTTTTACGTTGATAATGTATTGCAGTATAAAGATGTTATGTCTCGTCATCCGCGTTACGGATATTCGCAGAAAATGACGATTGTAAAACAAGCTGAAATGGGATTAACTGAGTTAGAAGATGTTATGAATTTAATTAATACGAAAACAGGGCATTTAGAAATGTTAAATCAAATTGGAGAAATTCATGGTTTGATTGTAAATTTAGTCTTGTAA
- a CDS encoding protein-glutamate O-methyltransferase CheR produces the protein MITEQDYNQFVVSFKQHFNMDIASYKQDRMRRRIDAFISRKGFENYTNFLNNLRTDQTLFLSFIDYITINVSEFFRNKERWQTLETKALPKLLEQNNGKLKIWSAACAAGEEPYTLSLILSKHLVPFRYDIQATDLDFHVLETAKRGQYTERSLKELPNDLKQRHFTKEDDTYILHQNIKQQVTFKQHDLLMQTFDTNYDLIICRNVMIYFTEEARIKLYEKFSRSLRKGGVLFVGSTEQILTPERYNLQRFDTFFYEKI, from the coding sequence ATGATAACTGAACAAGATTATAATCAATTTGTCGTAAGTTTTAAACAGCACTTTAATATGGATATCGCTTCCTATAAGCAAGATAGAATGCGCCGAAGAATCGACGCTTTCATTTCGAGAAAAGGTTTTGAAAATTACACAAATTTTTTAAATAATTTACGCACCGATCAAACGTTATTTTTAAGTTTTATTGACTATATTACAATTAACGTATCAGAGTTTTTCAGAAATAAAGAGCGCTGGCAAACGTTAGAGACGAAAGCTCTACCAAAGCTACTTGAACAAAATAACGGTAAATTAAAAATTTGGAGTGCTGCTTGCGCTGCCGGTGAAGAACCATATACACTTTCTTTAATATTATCGAAGCATCTAGTTCCGTTTCGTTATGACATTCAAGCAACGGATCTTGATTTTCATGTTTTAGAAACTGCAAAACGTGGTCAATATACAGAACGCTCTTTGAAAGAATTACCTAATGATTTAAAACAACGTCATTTCACAAAAGAAGATGATACATATATATTGCATCAAAATATTAAACAGCAAGTTACATTTAAACAACATGATTTATTAATGCAGACATTTGATACGAACTACGATTTAATCATTTGTCGAAATGTAATGATTTACTTTACAGAAGAAGCAAGAATAAAGCTCTATGAAAAGTTTAGTCGTTCTTTACGAAAAGGCGGCGTACTATTCGTTGGTAGCACAGAACAAATTTTAACACCCGAACGCTACAACCTTCAGCGTTTTGATACATTCTTCTACGAAAAAATATAG
- a CDS encoding flagellar protein FliS, with protein sequence MQAWQRYMQNDIMTSNPIKNTIFIYERCIVEFRNLEELLNTFKLQEGDALLEKLERIFEELKLQLNPEITKDLYDSLFGLYDWISIQIQTMKVTREANDMDAIVQVLQDLIDGYRGALENEQ encoded by the coding sequence ATGCAAGCATGGCAACGTTATATGCAAAATGATATTATGACGAGTAATCCGATTAAAAATACAATTTTTATTTATGAAAGATGTATTGTAGAGTTTCGTAATTTAGAAGAACTTTTAAATACTTTTAAACTCCAAGAAGGAGATGCGCTTCTTGAAAAGCTAGAACGTATTTTTGAAGAATTAAAGCTTCAATTAAATCCTGAGATTACGAAAGATTTATATGATAGTCTATTTGGTTTATATGATTGGATTAGCATTCAAATTCAAACGATGAAAGTAACTCGTGAAGCGAACGATATGGATGCGATTGTGCAAGTGTTACAAGATTTAATAGACGGTTACCGCGGAGCACTTGAAAATGAACAATGA
- a CDS encoding flagellar hook-associated protein 2, translated as MAGTLTGIGGRQQIWNLGNNMIDTSNFVELEMQALDMRKTPYTNEKNQLSQDKLLYTSLKSEFSSFTQTFKNLAAFKGNEKKVTTTQDGYINVKADGGAIAGTFNMTITQLAQRHQIASNPITDINAKLPKDETLKLGGKDLKVTTDMTYKDLINKINDGDYGVSAYTLGDKIFMSSKKEGTDGKIDFSGNTSTLFQDIGLAKADGTAVNTINEAQNAIYSINGIPGKSSTNTIEALPGVKIELLKVTESKVDEKTDAGTTTDPKAKGIDLKFTVSDSNVTDASNVIKKMVADYNKAVSTIDIFAGKGGAFQGQAIMQSVRQAMNNVVTFSQDGNYLFSFGIQLKQDGTMEVNDEKLTQALKDKPDAAKQFFFGSNGLGKMMEEPLDKLFGDKGVVGERVKNIDSRVSDLDKKIKDIETQNLQKQDEIVKKYQKLESTLAELDSQLKTIKAMTKQKSDD; from the coding sequence ATGGCAGGGACGTTAACAGGTATTGGTGGTAGACAACAGATTTGGAACCTCGGAAATAATATGATCGATACTTCTAACTTTGTAGAATTAGAAATGCAAGCGTTAGATATGAGGAAAACACCATATACTAATGAAAAGAACCAACTTTCACAAGATAAACTATTATATACAAGCTTAAAATCAGAATTTAGTTCTTTCACACAAACTTTTAAAAACTTAGCGGCTTTTAAAGGGAATGAGAAAAAAGTTACAACAACACAAGACGGTTATATTAATGTAAAAGCTGATGGTGGCGCGATTGCAGGAACTTTTAATATGACGATTACACAGCTTGCACAGCGTCATCAAATAGCTTCTAATCCTATTACTGATATAAATGCAAAACTTCCTAAAGATGAAACATTAAAACTAGGCGGTAAAGATCTAAAAGTAACAACTGATATGACATATAAAGATTTAATAAATAAAATTAATGATGGAGATTATGGCGTATCGGCTTATACACTTGGAGATAAAATTTTTATGTCCTCGAAAAAAGAAGGAACAGATGGGAAAATTGATTTTTCGGGGAACACTTCTACACTGTTTCAAGATATTGGTTTAGCTAAGGCGGATGGTACAGCAGTCAATACAATTAATGAAGCGCAAAATGCCATATATAGTATAAACGGTATCCCAGGTAAAAGTTCTACCAATACAATTGAAGCTCTTCCTGGTGTGAAAATTGAATTACTAAAAGTTACGGAGTCAAAAGTAGATGAAAAAACAGATGCAGGTACAACAACAGATCCAAAAGCAAAAGGTATAGATCTGAAGTTTACAGTGAGTGACTCAAACGTAACAGATGCATCGAATGTTATTAAAAAGATGGTAGCGGATTATAATAAAGCTGTTTCTACAATAGATATTTTTGCGGGAAAAGGTGGAGCTTTCCAAGGTCAAGCTATTATGCAAAGTGTACGTCAAGCGATGAATAATGTCGTAACATTTTCTCAAGATGGTAATTATTTGTTTTCATTTGGAATTCAATTAAAGCAAGACGGGACGATGGAAGTTAATGATGAAAAATTAACACAAGCGTTAAAAGACAAGCCGGATGCAGCGAAGCAATTTTTCTTTGGTTCTAACGGTTTAGGGAAGATGATGGAAGAACCACTTGATAAACTATTTGGTGATAAAGGTGTAGTCGGAGAGCGTGTAAAAAACATCGATTCACGTGTAAGTGATTTAGATAAAAAAATTAAAGATATTGAAACACAAAATCTGCAAAAACAAGATGAAATTGTGAAGAAGTATCAAAAACTAGAAAGTACACTAGCGGAGCTTGATAGCCAATTGAAAACTATTAAAGCAATGACAAAACAAAAAAGTGATGATTAA
- the flgK gene encoding flagellar hook-associated protein FlgK — MRLSDYNTPLSGMLAAQMGLQTTKQNLSNIHTPGYVRQMVNYGSVGASNGHTPEQRIGYGVQTLGVDRITDEVKTKQFNDQLSQFSYYAYMNSTLSRVESMVGTTGKNSLSSLMDGFFNAFREVAKNPEQPNYYDTLVSETGKFTSQINRLAKNLDTAEAQTTEDIEAHVNEFNRLGASLAEANKKIGQAGTQVPNQLLDERDRIVTEMSKYANIEVSYESMNPNIASVRMNGVLTVNGQDTYPLQLNKEKEPMSVAIYGSDIPLNGGAIQSAIDTKAKIASYKKNLEELMSSVKGQVNTVMGKDFFVGDHAKDIQLNPEFAKDVSKMKISAETANKLAGITDGDYKEGLSYKQALDQFIVGVASDKSAVNAYQNIHKDLLEGIQEEKMSIEGVNMEEEMVNLMAFQKYFVANSKAITTMNEVFDSLFSIIR; from the coding sequence ATGAGATTATCTGATTATAATACGCCGTTATCTGGTATGCTAGCGGCCCAAATGGGATTACAAACGACAAAACAAAACTTATCTAACATTCATACGCCGGGTTATGTTCGTCAAATGGTAAATTACGGATCTGTTGGAGCAAGTAACGGTCATACGCCTGAACAGAGAATCGGTTATGGTGTACAAACATTAGGAGTTGACCGTATTACAGATGAAGTGAAAACGAAGCAATTTAATGATCAGTTGTCACAGTTCTCTTACTACGCATATATGAATTCTACTTTATCACGAGTAGAGTCTATGGTAGGAACTACAGGAAAGAATTCATTATCTAGTTTAATGGATGGATTCTTCAATGCTTTTCGTGAAGTTGCAAAAAATCCAGAACAACCAAACTACTACGATACATTAGTTTCTGAAACTGGGAAGTTCACAAGTCAGATAAATCGTCTTGCGAAAAACTTAGATACAGCAGAAGCACAGACGACAGAAGATATTGAAGCACATGTGAATGAATTTAATCGTCTTGGTGCTAGTTTAGCAGAGGCGAATAAAAAAATTGGACAAGCAGGGACACAAGTACCTAATCAACTATTAGACGAACGTGATCGCATCGTTACAGAGATGTCTAAGTATGCCAATATTGAAGTATCTTATGAATCTATGAATCCTAATATCGCGAGTGTTAGAATGAATGGTGTTTTAACAGTAAATGGACAAGATACATATCCACTTCAATTAAATAAAGAAAAAGAACCAATGTCTGTTGCGATTTATGGATCGGATATTCCTTTAAATGGTGGAGCAATTCAATCAGCGATAGATACGAAAGCGAAGATTGCTAGTTATAAGAAAAACCTTGAAGAACTAATGAGTTCTGTAAAAGGTCAAGTGAATACAGTGATGGGAAAAGATTTCTTCGTTGGAGATCATGCGAAAGATATTCAGTTAAACCCTGAATTCGCAAAAGATGTTTCGAAAATGAAAATCTCTGCTGAAACAGCAAATAAACTAGCAGGAATTACAGATGGAGATTATAAAGAAGGTCTTTCTTATAAACAAGCATTAGACCAATTTATAGTTGGTGTAGCTTCTGATAAAAGTGCAGTGAATGCTTATCAAAACATTCATAAAGATTTATTAGAAGGTATTCAGGAAGAAAAGATGAGTATAGAAGGCGTTAATATGGAAGAGGAAATGGTTAATTTAATGGCTTTCCAAAAATATTTTGTCGCAAACTCTAAAGCTATTACGACGATGAATGAAGTGTTTGATAGTTTGTTTTCGATTATTAGATAA
- a CDS encoding flagellar motor switch protein FliG, with amino-acid sequence MNIFLCGSNQLTALDQEEIKKFLIDYAHKHKIYILCYKSIENEVLRFFIENERLAQNLCLYTLQPLHVLTDEFQEVVDYLKKHGAEYIAFDHPSDSIYRSDYMFFVKQIIEDTDLVLCFYNGDKHTSVIPVDIAKEAGIDAVIYDLPGLHEKQMKKSFEQKIRMM; translated from the coding sequence ATGAATATTTTTCTTTGTGGTTCAAATCAATTAACAGCATTAGATCAGGAAGAAATAAAAAAATTTTTAATTGACTATGCTCACAAACATAAAATTTACATATTATGTTATAAATCTATTGAAAATGAAGTTCTTCGTTTTTTCATTGAAAATGAAAGGCTCGCTCAAAATTTATGCCTTTACACACTGCAACCGTTACATGTATTAACAGACGAATTTCAAGAAGTCGTTGATTATTTAAAAAAACACGGAGCAGAGTATATTGCTTTTGATCATCCTTCCGACTCCATTTATCGATCAGATTATATGTTTTTTGTAAAGCAAATTATCGAAGATACCGATTTAGTTCTCTGTTTTTATAACGGAGATAAACATACGTCTGTCATTCCCGTTGACATTGCAAAAGAAGCAGGAATTGATGCTGTTATTTATGATTTACCAGGCTTACATGAAAAGCAGATGAAAAAAAGCTTTGAACAAAAAATTCGTATGATGTAA